In Apium graveolens cultivar Ventura chromosome 10, ASM990537v1, whole genome shotgun sequence, the following are encoded in one genomic region:
- the LOC141690875 gene encoding uncharacterized protein LOC141690875: protein MDKQRNETVRLDHESKSSLPTILSKWFIEDDAATLYTRTIFYKIQEEILASCLEMQIRRMSEEVDGVTHFEIRDVRVKDKLFKDLHVFCGLKQIGVTKFPRSLVLNCWMQTTDSGTSSNLDVVTSDYFKMEQVSLKLTTIWFDFHQAIDKAGVEMDRLYFMKNDHIAAMVGQQPEGEVNILPPNVCKNKGNYFKRLMSDREKAINKSKKRSRKCALCRATTHDARRCIKRKKASVE from the exons ATGGACAAGCAAAGGAATGAGACAGTTAGACTGGATCATGAGTCAAAGTCAAGTCTTCCTACGATATTGTCAAAGTGGTTTATAGAAGATGATGCCGCCACTTTGTATACACGtactattttttataaaattcaagaagaaatccTCGCTTCTTGTTTGGAAATGCAAATTAGGCGTATGAGTGAAGAAGTTGATGGTGTTACTCATTTTGAAATCAGGGATGTGAGGGTAAAAGATAAACTTTTTAAG GATCT ACATGTATTTTGTGGTTTGAAACAAATTGGGGTTACCAAATTTCCAAGAAGCCTTGTTCTTAATTGTTGGATGCAAACTACTGATAGTGGAACTTCATCAAATTTAGATGTGGTAACCAGTGATTATTTTAAGATGGAACAAGTATCTTTAAAACTGACCACAATTTGGTTTGATTTTCACCAAGCAATTGACAAGGCTGGGGTAGAAATGGATAGACTTTA TTTTATGAAAAATGATCATATTGCTGCAATGGTCGGTCAGCAACCTGAAGGAGAAGTGAATATTCTTCCCCCTAATGTTTGTAAGAACAAAGGAAACTACTTTAAGAGGCTGATGAGTGATAGGGAAAAAGCAATTAACAAATCGAAGAAAAGAAGTCGGAAGTGTGCACTATGTCGCGCAACAACTCATGATGCAAGAAGATGTATAAAAAGGAAGAAAGCCAGTGTTGAATAA